The proteins below come from a single Aegilops tauschii subsp. strangulata cultivar AL8/78 chromosome 6, Aet v6.0, whole genome shotgun sequence genomic window:
- the LOC109741493 gene encoding 4-coumarate--CoA ligase 2 — translation MIKVAAPEAVAAAEAVSSALPEATIFRSKLPDIDIPSHLPLHEYCFARAAELPDAPCLIAAATGRTYTFAETHALCRKAAAALHRLGVGHGDRVMILLQNCVEFAVAFFGASFLGAVSTAANPFCTPQEIHKQFVASGAKVIVTQSAYVDKLRHESFRRISTSGGEDTLTVITVDDEATTPDGCLPFWGIVGSADEGSLPEVSISPDDAVALPYSSGTTGLPKGVVLTHGGLVSSVAQQVDGENPNLYMREGDVALCVLPLFHIFSLNSVLLCAVRAGAAVMLMPKFEMGAMLAGIERWRVTVAAVVPPLVLALAKNPVVEQHDLSSIRIVLSGAAPLGKELEDALRGRLPQAIFGQGYGMTEAGPVLSMCPAFAREPTPAKSGSCGTVVRNAELKVVDPDTGLSLGRNLPGEICIRGPQIMKGYLNDPVATAATIDVEGWLHTGDVGYVDDDDEVFIVDRVKELIKFKGFQVPPAELEALLIAHPSIADAAVVPQKDDAAGEVPVAFVVRAADSDIAEEAIKEFVSKQVVFYKRLHKVYFTHAIPKSASGKILRKELRAKLASPVTA, via the exons ATGATCAAGGTCGCGGCACCGGAGGCTGTCGCCGCAGCCGAGGCGGTCTCGTCGGCGCTGCCGGAGGCGACGATCTTCCGGTCCAAGCTTCCGGACATCGACATCCCGAGCCACCTGCCCCTGCACGAGTACTGCTTCGCCAGGGCGGCCGAGCTCCCGGACGCGCCGTGCCTCATCGCCGCGGCCACGGGGAGGACCTACACGTTCGCCGAGACGCATGCGCTCTGCCGCAAGGCCGCCGCGGCGCTGCACCGCCTCGGCGTCGGCCACGGGGACCGCGTCATGATCCTGCTCCAGAACTGCGTGGAattcgccgtcgccttcttcggcGCGTCCTTCCTCGGCGCCGTCAGCACGGCGGCCAACCCGTTCTGCACCCCGCAGGAGATCCACAAGCAGTTCGTCGCCTCCGGCGCCAAGGTGATCGTCACCCAGTCCGCCTACGTCGACAAGCTCCGGCACGAGAGCTTCCGGAGAATCAGTACAAGCGGTGGCGAGGACACGCTCACCGTGAtcaccgtcgacgacgaggcgACCACCCCCGACGGATGCCTGCCCTTCTGGGGGATCGTCGGGTCCGCCGACGAGGGCTCGCTCCCGGAGGTGTCCATCTCGCCGGACGACGCCGTGGCGCTGCCCTACTCGTCGGGCACGACGGGGCTGCCCAAGGGCGTGGTGCTGACGCACGGGGGCCTGGTGTCGAGCGTGGCGCAGCAGGTGGACGGCGAGAACCCGAACCTGTACATGCGGGAGGGGGACGTGGCGCTCTGCGTGCTGCCCCTGTTCCACATCTTCTCGCTCAACTCGGTGCTGCTGTGCGCCGTGCGCGCCGGCGCGGCGGTGATGCTGATGCCCAAGTTCGAGATGGGCGCCATGCTGGCGGGCATCGAGCGGTGGCGGGTGACGGTGGCCGCCGTGGTGCCGCCGCTGGTGCTGGCGCTGGCCAAGAACCCGGTGGTGGAGCAGCACGACCTGAGCTCCATCCGGATCGTGCTCTCCGGCGCCGCGCCGCTCGGCAAGGAGCTCGAGGACGCGCTCCGTGGCCGCCTCCCGCAGGCCATCTTCGGACAG GGGTACGGGATGACGGAGGCCGGACCGGTGCTGTCCATGTGCCCGGCGTTCGCGAGGGAGCCGACGCCGGCCAAGTCCGGGTCGTGCGGCACGGTGGTGCGCAACGCGGAGCTCAAGGTGGTGGACCCCGACACGGGCCTCTCCCTCGGCCGCAACCTCCCCGGCGAGATCTGCATCCGCGGCCCGCAGATCATGAAAG GCTACCTGAATGACCCCGTGGCCACGGCCGCGACGATCGACGTCGAGGGGTGGCTCCACACCGGCGACGTCGGCTACgtcgacgacgacgacgaggtcTTCATCGTCGACCGCGTCAAGGAGCTCATCAAGTTCAAGGGCTTCCAGGTGCCGCCGGCCGAGCTGGAGGCTCTGCTCATCGCGCATCCCTCCATCGCCGACGCGGCCGTCGTACC GCAAAAGGATGACGCCGCCGGTGAGGTCCCGGTGGCGTTCGTGGTGCGCGCCGCCGATTCCGACATCGCCGAGGAGGCCATCAAGGAGTTCGTATCCAAGCAG GTGGTGTTTTACAAGAGGCTGCACAAGGTGTACTTCACCCACGCGATCCCCAAGTCGGCGTCAGGGAAGATACTGAGGAAAGAGCTCAGAGCCAAACTCGCCTCCCCTGTCACTGCCTGA
- the LOC109741489 gene encoding pentatricopeptide repeat-containing protein At1g31920 — MVGGLVLPQPQHQAATPRTAAPAPALEQAPCCATVSARPVRGLDEVRKAHARNVKLGLDRSPPHLRPLLAACALGEWPGSMEYAAAIFATLDEPEAFDYNTLMRGHVVGGRDPAAALRLYVDMLNDGVEPDGYTFPFVLKACAQLAALRQGRQLQGHAVKLGFLEHDEHAQNSLISFYGKCGEPELARRAFEQMEAGERTAASWSALLAAYTKAGRWADCLESFGAMARDGWRPDESSMVSALSACAHLGAYDVGRSVHCALLRNTMTLNTFMETSLVDMYAKCGCIEKATAVFDSMDGKKNEWTYSAMVSGLALHGDGRKALQVFDAMIREGHQPDEAVYVGVLNACSRSGLLEEGLRCFDRMRLERKVAPNAQHYGCMVDLMARAGRLDEARALIGSMPTGPTDTAWRSLLNACRIHGDIELAERALRELARLGGAVNAGDYIILADMHARAENWDEAAALRTEAVERGLAQAPGFSAVEVHGEMHRFTSQDRSHRRTADIYEMLHQMEWQLRFEGYKPDTSEVALDADDEEKRSAVAAHSQKLALAFGLLSTPEGTPVRVVTNLRMSKECHAYSALISEIFGREVVVRDRNRFHRFRRGTCSCGNYW, encoded by the coding sequence ATGGTGGGAGGTCTAGTGCTCCCCCAGCCGCAGCACCAGGCCGCCACGCCAAGAACCGCCGCCCCGGCGCCGGCGCTGGAGCAGGCGCCGTGCTGCGCCACGGTCTCGGCGCGGCCCGTGCGGGGCCTGGACGAGGTCAGGAAGGCGCACGCGAGGAACGTCAAGCTCGGCCTCGACCGCTCTCCGCCGCACCTGCGGCCGCTCCTCGCGGCGTGCGCGCTCGGGGAGTGGCCGGGCAGCATGGAGTACGCGGCGGCCATCTTCGCCACGCTCGACGAGCCGGAGGCGTTCGACTACAACACACTGATGCGCGGCCACGTCGTCGGCGGCCGCGACCCCGCGGCCGCTCTGCGGCTGTACGTCGACATGCTGAACGACGGCGTCGAGCCCGACGGCTACACGTTCCCGTTCGTCCTCAAGGCGTGCGCGCAGCTCGCGGCGTTGCGGCAAGGGAGGCAGCTGCAGGGACACGCCGTGAAGCTCGGGTTCCTCGAGCACGACGAGCACGCGCAGAACAGCCTCATCAGCTTCTACGGCAAGTGCGGCGAGCCGGAGTTGGCGCGCCGGGCGTTCGAGCAGATGGAGGCCGGGGAGAGAACGGCGGCGTCCTGGAGCGCGCTGCTCGCGGCGTACACGAAGGCCGGGCGGTGGGCTGATTGCCTCGAGTCGTTCGGCGCGATGGCGCGGGACGGGTGGAGGCCCGACGAGAGCTCCATGGTGAGCGCGCTCTCGGCGTGCGCGCACCTGGGCGCCTACGACGTCGGCCGGAGCGTCCACTGCGCGCTGCTGAGGAATACCATGACGCTGAACACGTTCATGGAGACGTCCCTGGTGGACATGTACGCCAAGTGCGGCTGCATCGAGAAGGCGACGGCGGTGTTCGACAGCATGGACGGCAAGAAGAACGAGTGGACGTACAGCGCCATGGTGTCCGGCTTGGCGTTGCACGGGGACGGGCGTAAGGCGCTGCAGGTGTTCGACGCGATGATCAGGGAGGGACACCAGCCCGACGAGGCCGTGTACGTCGGCGTGCTCAACGCGTGCAGCCGCTCGGGGCTGCTCGAGGAAGGCCTGCGGTGCTTCGACCGGATGCGGCTTGAGCGCAAGGTGGCTCCCAACGCGCAGCACTACGGCTGCATGGTGGACCTCATGGCCCGCGCCGGGAGGCTGGACGAGGCGCGCGCGCTCATCGGGAGCATGCCCACGGGTCCCACGGACACGGCCTGGCGGAGCCTGCTCAACGCCTGCCGGATCCACGGCGACATCGAGCTCGCCGAGCGCGCGCTGCGGGAGCTGGCGCGCCTCGGCGGCGCCGTCAACGCCGGCGACTACATAATCCTCGCGGATATGCACGCCAGGGCCGAGAACTGGGACGAGGCGGCCGCGCTCCGGACGGAGGCGGTGGAAAGGGGCCTAGCGCAGGCGCCGGGGTTCAGCGCCGTGGAGGTGCACGGCGAGATGCACCGGTTCACGTCGCAGGACCGGTCGCACCGCCGGACGGCCGACATCTACGAGATGCTCCACCAGATGGAGTGGCAGCTCCGGTTCGAGGGCTACAAGCCAGACACGTCGGAGGTGGCGCTGGACGCGGACGACGAGGAGAAGCGGAGCGCCGTCGCCGCCCACAGCCAGAAGCTGGCCTTGGCGTTCGGGCTGCTCAGCACGCCGGAAGGCACTCCGGTGAGGGTCGTCACCAACCTTCGGATGAGCAAGGAGTGCCACGCCTACAGCGCGCTGATATCGGAGATCTTCGGGAGGGAGGTCGTCGTCAGGGACCGGAACCGTTTCCACCGGTTCCGGCGTGGCACCTGCAGCTGCGGGAACTATTGGTAG
- the LOC109741487 gene encoding TOM1-like protein 1, whose amino-acid sequence MSDNLMEKVNALGERLKITGSEVGKQMQAGMSSMSFKMKELFQAQTPADKIVEDATAENLEGPDWAANLEICDLINTEKVNSVDLIRGIKKRIMLKEARVQFLALFLLETIVKNCEKAFSEVAAERILDEMVRLIDDPQTVVNNRNKALTLIEAWGESGDELRYLPVYEQTYKSLKSRGIRFPGRDNESLAPIFTPPRSVAEAEVAANFSQQIFEDVHVHTYTAEETKEAFDVARNSMELLSTVLSSSPQQDALQDDLTTTLVQQCYQSQHTIQRFIETAGDNEALLFEALSVNDEVLKVLSKYEEMKKPMASARAEQPVVIPIATEHEDSVTVGNEDALVRKPAAARAMSGGDDDILDDLDEMIFGKKGGSSSQDVSKRQDPKKDDLINF is encoded by the exons ATGAGCGACAATCTGATGGAGAAAGTGAACGCCCTCGGCGAGCGCCTCAAGATCACCGGGTCGGAGGTGGGCAAGCAGATGCAGGCCGGCATGAGCTCCATGAGCTTCAAGATGAAGGAGCTCTTCCAGGCGCAGACCCCGGCGGACAAGATCGTCGAGGACGCCACCGCCGAGAACCTCGAGGGGCCCGACTGGGCCGCCAACCTCGAAATCTGCGACCTGATCAACACCGAGAAGGTGAACAGCGTCGACCTGATCCGCGGGATCAAGAAGCGGATCATGCTCAAGGAGGCCAGGGTTCAGTTCCTCGCCCTCTTCCTCCTCGAGACCATCGTCAAGAACTGCGAGAAGGCCTTCTCCGAGGTTGCGGCCGAGAGGATTCTCGATGAGATGGTCAGGCTGATTGATGACCCCCAGACGGTGGTCAATAACAGGAACAAGGCCCTTACGCTCATTGAGGCATGGGGAGAGTCTGGTGATGAGCTCCGCTACTTGCCGGTCTATGAGCAAACCTACAAG AGCCTGAAATCAAGAGGAATTCGGTTTCCTGGACGTGACAATGAGAGCCTGGCTCCCATATTTACTCCACCACGCTCTGTTGCTGAAGCTGAAGTTGCTGCAAATTTCTCCCAGCAGATATTCGAAGATGTACATGTGCATACATATACTGCTGAAGAAACAAAGGAAGCTTTCGATGTGGCCCGTAACAGCATGGAACTTCTTTCAACTGTTCTTTCATCCTCCCCTCAGCAGGATGCTTTGCAG GATGACTTGACAACCACTCTTGTGCAACAATGCTACCAATCTCAACATACTATCCAGAGATTCATCGAGACGGCTGGAGACAATGAGGCCTTGCTCTTTGAGGCCTTGAGTGTGAACGATGAGGTCCTGAAAGTGCTATCCAAATACGAAGAGATGAAGAAGCCCATGGCGTCGGCGCGTGCAGAACAGCCAGTGGTCATACCAATTGCCACAGAGCATGAAGATTCCGTGACTGTTGGCAATGAGGATGCCCTGGTAAGAAAACCAGCTGCTGCTCGAGCAATGTCGGGCGGCGATGATGATATCCTCGATGATCTTGATGAGATGATATTTGGCAAGAAGGGAGGAAGCAGTTCCCAGGACGTGTCCAAAAGGCAGGACCCAAAGAAGGATGACCTAATCAACTTCTAA